A single genomic interval of Seriola aureovittata isolate HTS-2021-v1 ecotype China chromosome 10, ASM2101889v1, whole genome shotgun sequence harbors:
- the sh3gl3b gene encoding endophilin-A3b isoform X1, whose translation MSVSGMKKQLHKASQLLNERLMGAEGTKMDEDFLRKEKSVAVIHSLLLELLSRTTEFLQPNPAYRAKLSMLNTMSRIRGQGRCTGYPQTEGMLGDCMSLYGEELGAASEFGGALSGVGDALQQVGQARDALDVNVKRTFIDPLQDLHDTELKEIRFQLKKLNGRRLDFDYKKRRKGKVPVGEMRQAWDKFMTSKELAERSMFVLLQNDMDRLSRLAAMVAALLDFHRNAHRILQGLHGNLQARLTAASNRPGRRFRPKRIRVRSEHNGSIGFFHQPSITSAAASGEPVTVLPCRPGSPVSCYADSKLVLDQPCCRAMYSFHSNHEGELGFSEGDLIVLTCQVDANWYEGSLGGRSGLFPVSYVDVLVPLPLP comes from the exons ATGTCTGTCTCCGGGATGAAGAAGCAGCTCCACAAAGCCAGCCAG ctgctgaacgAGAGGCTGATGGGAGCTGAGGGAACCAAGATGGACGAGGACTTCCTGAGGAAGGAGAAG agtgttgCAGTGATccactctctgctgctggagcttcTGTCCAGAACCACAGAGTTCCTCCAGCCGAACCCAg catACAGAGCCAAACTGAGCATGCTCAACACCATGTCCAGGATCCGAGGGCAGGGGAGGTGCACGGGTTACCCGCAGACAGAGGGCATGCTGGGAGATTGTATGTCGCTGTACGGCGAGGAGCTCGGAGCTGCTTCTGAATTTG GTGGAGCTCTGTCTGGTGTGGGTGACGCTCTGCAGCAGGTCGGCCAGGCCAGGGACGCTCTGGACGTCAACGTCAAACGCACCTTCATCGACCCCCTGCAGGACCTCCACGACACGGAGCTGAAGGAGATCAGG tttcagctgaagaagctgaacgGGCGTCGGCTGGACTTCGACTACAAGAAGAGACGAAAAGGGAAAGTCCCGGTGGGGGAGATGCGACAGGCCTGGGACAAGTTCATGACGTCCAAAGAGCTGGCGGAGAGGAGCATGTTCGTCCTGCTGCAGAACGAT ATGGACCGGCTCAGTCGTCTGGCAGCTATGGTCGCAGCGCTGCTCGACTTCCACCGCAACGCCCACCGCATCCTGCAGGGTCTCCATGGCAACCTGCAGGCTAG GCTGACCGCTGCCAGCAACCGGCCGGGGCGACGGTTCAGACCCAAAAGGATCCGGGTCAGAAGCGAACACAATGGCAGCATCGGATTTTTCCACCAGCCGTCGATCACATCTGCAGCTGCCTCAG GAGAGCCGGTCACAGTGTTGCCATGCCGACCCGGCAGCCCCGTCTCCTGCTACG CGGACAGTAAGCTGGTCCTGGATCAGCCCTGTTGCCGGGCGATGTACTCCTTCCACTCGAACCACGAGGGCGAGCTGGGCTTCAGCGAGGGCGACCTCATCGTCCTCACCTGTCAGGTCGACGCCAACTGGTACGAGGGCTCGCTGGGCGGCCGGTCGGGACTCTTCCCCGTCAGCTACGTGGATGTGCTGGTGCCTCTGCCGTTACCGTGA
- the sh3gl3b gene encoding endophilin-A3b isoform X2 — MGAEGTKMDEDFLRKEKSVAVIHSLLLELLSRTTEFLQPNPAYRAKLSMLNTMSRIRGQGRCTGYPQTEGMLGDCMSLYGEELGAASEFGGALSGVGDALQQVGQARDALDVNVKRTFIDPLQDLHDTELKEIRFQLKKLNGRRLDFDYKKRRKGKVPVGEMRQAWDKFMTSKELAERSMFVLLQNDMDRLSRLAAMVAALLDFHRNAHRILQGLHGNLQARLTAASNRPGRRFRPKRIRVRSEHNGSIGFFHQPSITSAAASGEPVTVLPCRPGSPVSCYADSKLVLDQPCCRAMYSFHSNHEGELGFSEGDLIVLTCQVDANWYEGSLGGRSGLFPVSYVDVLVPLPLP, encoded by the exons ATGGGAGCTGAGGGAACCAAGATGGACGAGGACTTCCTGAGGAAGGAGAAG agtgttgCAGTGATccactctctgctgctggagcttcTGTCCAGAACCACAGAGTTCCTCCAGCCGAACCCAg catACAGAGCCAAACTGAGCATGCTCAACACCATGTCCAGGATCCGAGGGCAGGGGAGGTGCACGGGTTACCCGCAGACAGAGGGCATGCTGGGAGATTGTATGTCGCTGTACGGCGAGGAGCTCGGAGCTGCTTCTGAATTTG GTGGAGCTCTGTCTGGTGTGGGTGACGCTCTGCAGCAGGTCGGCCAGGCCAGGGACGCTCTGGACGTCAACGTCAAACGCACCTTCATCGACCCCCTGCAGGACCTCCACGACACGGAGCTGAAGGAGATCAGG tttcagctgaagaagctgaacgGGCGTCGGCTGGACTTCGACTACAAGAAGAGACGAAAAGGGAAAGTCCCGGTGGGGGAGATGCGACAGGCCTGGGACAAGTTCATGACGTCCAAAGAGCTGGCGGAGAGGAGCATGTTCGTCCTGCTGCAGAACGAT ATGGACCGGCTCAGTCGTCTGGCAGCTATGGTCGCAGCGCTGCTCGACTTCCACCGCAACGCCCACCGCATCCTGCAGGGTCTCCATGGCAACCTGCAGGCTAG GCTGACCGCTGCCAGCAACCGGCCGGGGCGACGGTTCAGACCCAAAAGGATCCGGGTCAGAAGCGAACACAATGGCAGCATCGGATTTTTCCACCAGCCGTCGATCACATCTGCAGCTGCCTCAG GAGAGCCGGTCACAGTGTTGCCATGCCGACCCGGCAGCCCCGTCTCCTGCTACG CGGACAGTAAGCTGGTCCTGGATCAGCCCTGTTGCCGGGCGATGTACTCCTTCCACTCGAACCACGAGGGCGAGCTGGGCTTCAGCGAGGGCGACCTCATCGTCCTCACCTGTCAGGTCGACGCCAACTGGTACGAGGGCTCGCTGGGCGGCCGGTCGGGACTCTTCCCCGTCAGCTACGTGGATGTGCTGGTGCCTCTGCCGTTACCGTGA
- the LOC130175869 gene encoding L-fucose kinase, which produces MSGSSSSSSGGGFRWTVVVLTCQHKDSVYSFQRELELRQQRGSLWEGALVLTVRDRQEPLGSGGATLNALLVAAEHLSNRAGHTVVTADVLDDAHILILHTGRDFPWSSCSRAFCWLPPERPDRRVLAPVCCLDLLLDCLSTQVCPGSPPGVWVCSTDMILTIPPDFALSWKGFSGVRVLALPGDVSYAASHGVYLSDQQGQVRDIIYKGTKEQIQQAVMPDGKVPLVSGPVFFSRSVSEKLLQTHVSPPLDGCTYLGLDSGAPPLQISLFLDVLKCLCSDLTQDQFVSEERVGCSSAVGPQGATVRGGRTELWRILRGTPLRVVYVPGGHYDYLTLSGKQHVDRLTCDRTNRNTLSHIQREGEVSEGAQVINSVMEGDVAVATGAVVQHCHLQGPLVVPSGCLLSGLESPTSQSIRQLKLADDIIIQGHRIELGELKLNVFTVMGAQDDLEVSSDDSNASFLNQRWSLFYSRTGIQPEELWVRGERRSLLEARLFPVLHPRGGAVGLEGGVGWLLGGGGCPRRWREAWRLSLKEVLSLTQQNAELQWREELLFLVGRRRVIDALMSQTDVCLLPCFRAAVLGGQQGALLETLDNIAAGSREQGAEPGAELDVAARCLSCIADVLVCMAGGRGGLRSGPAANEAWSSAYLLLEEGNLRGGVQALAMQRVDWLSRPDLLVRAARHYEGAGQVLLRQAVMSSQRFISIGQGEVPPLEEWQEVECPARLDLAGGWSDTPPIAFEHGGSVTNAAVRIDGKRPIGARARRIAEPRLLLVSYAGGRESGVSMETVCNSLDDLRDYCQPHAPGALLKAVCVCSGLVSLSSQHSLGHQLMQRWGGGVELHSWSVLPTGSGLGTSSILAGALLAAVYRCTGRTYNTDSLIHAILYLEQILTTGGGWQDQVGGLVGGVKVGRSRASLPLQVEVERLSPPEDFLVSLEQHLLLVYTGKTRLARNLLQDVVRSWYSRLPSMVQNAQQLVANSEECSRACSEGSLSRLGRCLDRSWQQKKLMAPGCEPASVRTMMEALRPLVLGQSLAGAGGGGFLYLLTREPRQRQAVLQVLNNTPGLGDFSVHSVELDMDGITVLPPP; this is translated from the exons ATGtccggcagcagcagcagcagcagcggcggcgggtTCAGGTGGACGGTGGTGGTCCTCACCTGCCAGCACAAAGACAGCGTCTACTCCTTCCAGAGAG agctggaGTTGCGGCAGCAGCGTGGCTCTCTGTGGGAGGGTGCGTTGGTTTTGACAGTGCGGGACCGCCAGGAGCCGCTGGGCAGTGGGGGGGCGACGCTGAACGCTCTGCTGGTCGCTGCTGAACACCTGAGCAACAGGGCCGGACACACT GTGGTGACAGCCGACGTCCTGGATGACGCTCACATCCTCATCCTCCACACA ggGCGGGACTTTCCCTGGAGCTCCTGCAGCAGAGCGTTCTGCTGGCTGCCTCCAGAGAGACCGGACCGGAGGGTCCTGGCTCCGGTCTGCTGTCTGGACCTGCTGCTGGACTGCCTCAGTACCCAG GTCTGTCCCGGTTCTCCTCCTGGTGTCTGGGTCTGCAGCACCGACATGATCCTCACCATCCCTCCAGACTTTG ctCTTTCCTGGAAGGGTTTCTCTGGTGTTCGTGTTCTGGCGTTACCAGGTGATGTCTCCTATGCAGCCAGTCACGGAGTCTACCTGTCGGACCAACAG GGtcaggtcagagacatcatcTACAAAGGGACAAAGGAGCAGATTCAACAAGCTGTGATGCCTGATGGGAAAGTGCCTCTG gtgtcAGGTCCGGTCTTCTTCAGCAGGTCCGTATCAGAGAAGTTGTTGCAGACTcacgtctctcctcctctggacGGCTGCACCTACCTGGGCCTGGACTCTGGAGCTCCGCCCCTGCAG ATCTCGCTCTTCCTGGACGTGTTGAAGTGTCTCTGCTCAGATCTGACTCAGGATCAGTTTGTGAGTGAGGAGAGAGTCGGCTGCAGTTCAGCTGTTGGACCACAGGGGGCCACAGTGAGGGGGGGCAGGACGGAGCTGTGGAGGATCCTCAGAGGGACTCCACTCAGAGTGG TGTACGTCCCCGGCGGTCACTATGACTACCTGACTCTTTCTGGGAAGCAGCATGTGGACCGACTCACCTGTGACCGGACGAACAgaaacactctctctcacatccAG AGAGAGGGCGAGGTGAGTGAAGGAGCTCAGGTAATCAACAGTGTCATGGAGGGAGACGTTGCCGTGGCGACCGGAGCAGTAGTGCAGCACTGCCACCTACAG GGGCCTCTGGTCGTCCCCTCAGGTTGTTTACTGTCGGGTCTCGAGTCGCCAACATCACAGAGCATTCGGCAGCTGAAACTGGccgatgacatcatcatccagGGACATCGCATCGAGCTGGGGGAGTTGAAGCTGAATGTCTTCACAGTGATGGGAGCGCAGGACGACCTGGAG gtctCCTCTGATGACAGTAATGCCTCCTTCCTCAACCAGAGATGGAGTCTCTTCTACAGCAGGACAGGAATACA gCCGGAGGAGTTGTGGGTCAGAGGAGAACGGCGCTCCCTCCTGGAGGCTCGTCTCTTCCCGGTGCTCCACCCCAGAGGAGGTGCTGTGGGTCTGGAGGGAGGCGTCGGCTGGCTGCTGGGGGGAGGCGGCTGCCCGCGGAGGTGGAGGGAGGCGTGGAGGCTGTCGTTGAAGGAGGTGCTGTCACTCACCCAGCAGAATGCggagctgcagtggagggaggAGTTACTGTTCCtggtggggaggaggagagtgatTGATGCCCTGATGAGTCAGACAGACGTCTGCCTGCTGCCTTGCTTCAGGGCGGCGGTGCTGGGAggccagcagggggcgctgctgGAGACACTGGACAACA TTGCAGCAGGGAGCAGGGAGCAGGGGGCGGAGCCAGGTGCAGAGCTGGACGTGGCCGCGCGCTGTCTCTCGTGTATCGCTGATGTGCTGGTGTGTATGGCGGGGGGGAGGGGCGGTCTGAGGAGTGGACCTGCGGCTAACGAAGCCTGGAGCTCCGCCTACCTCCTGTTGGAGGAGGGTAACCTGAGGGGCGGAGTCCAGGCCCTCGCAATGCAGAGAGTTGATTGGCTCAGCAG GCCAGACCTGCTGGTGCGGGCGGCGAGGCACTACGAGGGCGCCGGACAGGTGCTGCTGCGACaggctgtgatgtcatcacagagGTTCATCTCCATTGGTCAGGGTGAAGTTCCGCCCCTCGAGGAGTGGCAGGAAGTGGAGTGTCCGGCCAGACTGGACCTGGCAG GCGGGTGGAGTGACACACCTCCCATCGCCTTTGAGCACGGCGGCTCTGTGACCAACGCCGCCGTTAGGATTGATGGGAAGCGTCCCATCGGTGCCAGAGCCCGTCGCATCGCAGAGCCCCGCCTCCTGCTGGTCAGCTACGCCGGAGGGCGGGAGAGTGGggtttccatggagacagtgTGCAACAGCCTGGATGACCTGAGGGACTACTGTCAGCCGCACGCACCTG GAGCCCTGCTGAaggcggtgtgtgtgtgcagcggcctggtttccctctcctcccagcATTCTCTGGGGCATCAGCTGATGCAGAggtgggggggaggggtggagcTCCACAGCTGGTCAGTGCTGCCCACCGGATCTGGACTGG GGACCAGCAGTATCCTGGCGGGGGCGCTGTTGGCTGCAGTCTACAGATGTACCGGACGAACCTACAACACAGACTCCCTCATCCACGCCATCCTGTACCTGGAGCAGATTCTCACCACAG gTGGAGGCTGGCAGGACCAGGTGGGAGGTCTGGTGGGCGGAGTTAAGGTGGGTCGTTCCAGAGCGTCTCTGCCCCTGCAGGTAGAGGTGGAACGTCTCAGCCCTCCAGAGGACTTCCTGGTGTCTCTGGAGCAGCACCTCCTGCTGGTCTACACCGGAAAAACCCGCCTGGCTCGAAACCTCCTGCAG GATGTGGTTCGGAGCTGGTACAGCCGTCTGCCTTCGATGGTCCAGAACGCCCAGCAGCTGGTGGCGAACTCAGAGGAATGTTCCAGAGCGTGTTCAGAGG GCTCTCTGTCCAGACTGGGTCGGTGTCTGGACCGCTCGTGGCAGCAGAAGAAGCTGATGGCTCCCGGCTGTGAACCGGCCTCCGTCAGAACCATGATGGAGGCTCTGAGGCCGCTGGTCCTGGGTCAGAGCCTGGCCGGGGCCGGAGGGGGGGGCTTCCTGTACCTGCTGACCCGGGAGCCTCGGCAGCGGCAGGCGGTGCTGCAGGTCCTCAACAACACGCCG GGTCTGGGAGACTTCAGTGTTCACTCAGTGGAGCTGGACATGGACGGCATCACAGTCCTACCCCCACCCTGA
- the commd9 gene encoding COMM domain-containing protein 9: MAAPVSSEDFTNLQLLLKAPSKDAVRDVCVQSHRAPSRRLAETTATTLSVPAAQAAQLVQSLHVLSHHVLFYNLSSPEQILALFPDSFHSSLKNLITKILLENSPTWRTEAVGDQISLPQLKELDWRVDMVTGSDSVSRMSVPTCLVQLKMEDPCPSAGGESVSTVTVELSRESLDTILDGLGRIRDQLSVVAGK; the protein is encoded by the exons ATGGCTGCTCCTGTTTCCAGCGAAGATTTCACCAACTTACAGCTTCTTTTAAAG GCTCCGTCTAAAGATGCAGTGAGAGACGTTTGTGTTCAGAGTCACAGAGCTCCGAGTCGCCGGCTCGCCGAgaccacagcaacaacactcaGCGTCCCAGCAGCCCAGGCTGCACAG CTGGTCCAGTCTCTCCACGTCCTGTCTCATCACGTCCTCTTCTACAACCTCAGCTCTCCCGAGCAGATCCTCGCCCTCTTCCCCGACTCCTTCCACTCCAGTCTGAAGAACCTGATCACCAAGATCCTGCTGGAGAACAG tcCAACATGGAGGACAGAAGCCGTCGGTGATCAGA tctctCTGCCTCAGTTGAAGGAGCTGGACTGGAGAGTGGACATGGTGACCGGTTCAGACTCAGTCAGTCGTATGTCGGTCCCGACCTGCCTGGTCCAACTCAAG ATGGAGGATCCGTGTCCGTCGGCAGGCGGTGAGTCGGTTTCCACGGTGACAGTGGAGCTGAGCCGGGAGTCTCTGGACACCATACTGGACGGACTGGGACGCATCAGAGACCAGCTGTCTGTGGTCGCTGGGAAATAA